The following is a genomic window from Doryrhamphus excisus isolate RoL2022-K1 chromosome 3, RoL_Dexc_1.0, whole genome shotgun sequence.
AGAAAGGAAGCATAGGAGCAGAAAAGGAGCGGACAAAGGGGCGTGCACGTTTCCACATGAGCGCACGCCGCCATCATTTACGCATCGGCGGCGTCACCGTGTGTCACACGGCGCTgccgcgtgcgtgcgtgcgtgcatgcgtgcgtgcgtgcggcTTGAAGGAGCATCATGCCAACAATTCAAAGCTTCACCAAGCTAGCTGCCAGCTAAACAATTAGCTTACATAAGCGCTGGCGTCGCCGTGACCCCAGCTAACATGACTGCTAATCACGCTAACGACACGCCGTGCACGAGGCCCGTTGTCCACCTTGACCAACAGATAACCTTTGACCTGCCCGGTTCAGTCTTTTGTGTGCGTGGAGGACCGCCCGTgcgcgtgcacgtgcacgtgcgttGTGTTACGTAACTTCCTCCTCGCGCCGTTTCTCCCGCCTCCAGCGCTGGCCGGCCTGTGGACTTGCAGGAAGTAACTGGCGCTAATCTCTGGCTTTGAGGTTCTGCTGCTCGACACTTTAAGAACACGCGTGTGCGCGTGACGAGCGCTCATGCACTTACGAAGCGGTgcggcgtgtgtgtgcgtgtttctATGAATGGCGTGCACGGCGTGAGATTATGGAAGTAAAGTGAGGATTAAAGCGTTGGCAGTTTTAGTGTGAGCATCCAAAGGAGACGTCCATCACGGGCTCGGCTTTCACCGCATCCTTCCCCTCTTTTAATCTGCACACATGACCCGTGACCCGTGACACCGCCCTTCAAGGACACGCTGGCACGCCACGCCAACGCGGGCCTTCCCCCCCGTACCTTAGCGTGTGCTTAACGCGGAGCTGTCTTGTTGTGGACGTTGGCGTGTTGCACTTCATGCCTGCAAGCCAACATGTCTGAACGTGTTCCAGGAGTTGGCGTGTGCTGTACGTGCAGGTCAGCGTGAGAGTCGGCGTGTTGTACGACATACGTGTGAGCGAGGACGCTTCTTGGCGTGTTGTTTTGGTTAGCACGCGGTAGCTGTGTTCTTTTGGTTAGCATGCGGGGTTGGCACGTCGCGGAGGTCAGTGAGCGGTGTGGGTTCAGGCGAACACGTGACATGGTGAACGCGTGTGCGGCTGCACGTATGTTCTATACGTTGGCGTACACGTGTAGGTGATTAGCATCCATCTGTGGTGCGttgaggggtaaaaaaaaaaaaaactgtcatcaTCTGTCTCCTgtgggttgccatggaaacgagCAATTATGGCGTGAGATGACATGAAAGTAATGAAAGAGGCGGGCCGAGGTGCGCATCCCGTTCTGGTCCACTGGGTCCAGATGTACGTGAATGTACGCTTTTCGTTGCGCTTACGCAACGGGCCTGCAGGACTCGGCCCAGTTAGGAAGTGGACCGGAAGTGGAcccacaacccccccacccccccgctccACCCCAGAAGGAAAGTCGCCCGTGACGTCATCACGCGTGCCACTGACCTGCTCGCAGTCATGTGTCCGTGCGGCGGTCCTCGGAGGGAAAGAGAGGTTTTGGGACGGAACCTGAGAGGAGAGACGCGCCGGGCCGGCCCCGGCGGCGATATGTACAGGTGGCGGGCGCCCCGACCCTACAGGTCCGTTTCCCGCGTGTCCAGGCAGAAGGCGTACAGGGAGGTTTTCAGGTCCAAGGTGCTGTTGGCCTTCACGTCGCTCTTCTCCGGCCCCCCCGCCGAGTCCTGGTCGTGCTTGAGCTCGGGGGAGGCGGGCTCGTCCTTGAGGGAGGACTGGTCCTGGTCGGTCTCGCGGTGGTAGAAGTAGTTGAAGTTGGACACGATGACGGGCACGGGCAGGGCGATGGTCAGCACGCCGGCGATGGCGCACAGCGAGCCCACGATCTTGCCGCCCACCGTCACCGGCCTCATGTCGCCGTAGCCCACCGTCGTCATGGTAACCACGGCCCACCAGAAGGCGTCCGGGATGCTGGAGAAGTGCGACTCGGGCTCGTCGGCCTCGGCGAAGTAGACGGCGCTGGAGAAGAGGATGACGCcgatgaagaggaagaagatgagcAGGCCCAGCTCGCGCATGCTGGCCTTGAGGGTCTGGCCCAGGATCTGCAGGCCCTTGGAGTGGCGGGACAGCTTGAAGATGCGGAAGACGCGCACCAGGCGGATGACGCGCAGGATGGCCAGCGACATGGCCTGCTGGCCGTTCTGGTGCTCCTGGCCCTGCTCGGCCAGCTCGGTGCCCAGCGTGATGAAGTAGGGCATGATGGACATGATGTCGATGATGTTCATGATGGTCTTGGAGAACTCCGACTTGCTGGGGCAGGCGAAGAAGCGCACGAAGAGCTCAAAGGTGAACCAGATGACGCAGGTGGTCTCGATGATGAAGAAGGGGTCGCTGAAGGTGAGCGAGGGCCGCACGGCCGTGCCGTTGTCCGGCCGGCTCGTGGCCGGGAGCTCGCGCTCGTCGCGGAACTCCGGCAGCGTCTCCAGGCAGAAGGTGATGATGGAGATGGTGATGACGATGACGGACACGATGGCGATGCCGCGCGCCGGGCTGGAGCTCTCCGGGTACTCGAAGATCAGCCACACCTGCTTCTGGAACTCGTTCTGGGGCAGcggcttctcctcctccttgatGAAGCCCTCGTCCTCCCGGAAGCGCTCCATGGCCTCCTCGCCCAGCTGGTAGAAGCGGATCTCGTCGGCGAACACGTCGATGGACACGTTGACGGGCCGCCGGATCTTGCCGCCCGACTGGTAGAAGTACAGGATGCCGTCGAAGCTGGGCCGGTTGCGGTCGAAGAAGTACTCGTTGCGCAGGGGGTCGAAGTACTTGATCCGCTTGGCCGGGTCGCCCAGCAGGGTGTCCGGGAACTGGTTCAGGGTGCCCAGCTGGGTCTCGTACCTCAGGCCGGCGATGTTGATGAGCACCCGCTCGTTGCTGTCCGActccaggtccaggtccagcAGCTCGTCGTCGAACAGATGTGGACTGTGGTCGGCGCGCAGCAGCGCGTCCATGGTGTTCTCGCTGCAGCTCAGCGTGCTGTTCATGTCGTTGATCCTCCACGCTCCCTGAGGAggatggggaggaggaggatggggagGAGGAGCGGGAGCGGGACTccccccgccgccgccaccgccaacGCCGCCGCCGCGTGTGTTCAGTTCTTTGCTAAAGTCCTCCACCAGTCCGGACTGGACCAAGTCCAGCTGCTCTCCATTGTTGGCGCCTCCGTTCTCAAAGCTGACCAAGGCGACCTCCATCTCAGTGACGTCTCACTCTCTCATGTCTCATCTcctctcatcctcatcctcgtcGTCACGTCTCAGCGCGCCCGCACCGCCGTGCACCGCCGTGCACCGCCGTCCTCCCCTCGTGCGCGCGTCCGCCAGGAGAAGACGTCCAAAGTGGAGTGAGAACGTTG
Proteins encoded in this region:
- the LOC131125681 gene encoding potassium voltage-gated channel subfamily A member 1, whose protein sequence is MEVALVSFENGGANNGEQLDLVQSGLVEDFSKELNTRGGGVGGGGGGGSPAPAPPPHPPPPHPPQGAWRINDMNSTLSCSENTMDALLRADHSPHLFDDELLDLDLESDSNERVLINIAGLRYETQLGTLNQFPDTLLGDPAKRIKYFDPLRNEYFFDRNRPSFDGILYFYQSGGKIRRPVNVSIDVFADEIRFYQLGEEAMERFREDEGFIKEEEKPLPQNEFQKQVWLIFEYPESSSPARGIAIVSVIVITISIITFCLETLPEFRDERELPATSRPDNGTAVRPSLTFSDPFFIIETTCVIWFTFELFVRFFACPSKSEFSKTIMNIIDIMSIMPYFITLGTELAEQGQEHQNGQQAMSLAILRVIRLVRVFRIFKLSRHSKGLQILGQTLKASMRELGLLIFFLFIGVILFSSAVYFAEADEPESHFSSIPDAFWWAVVTMTTVGYGDMRPVTVGGKIVGSLCAIAGVLTIALPVPVIVSNFNYFYHRETDQDQSSLKDEPASPELKHDQDSAGGPEKSDVKANSTLDLKTSLYAFCLDTRETDL